The DNA region TCAGGGGAATTTCTGAGAGTACGCCTCCTTCAAAGGCGATGGTCGAAATCGCAGCTCCGGAGTTTGAGAAGCTCACCGGCATTAAGGTTGAGTTCGAGGTAACCTCCTGGGACGAGATGTACAATAAGTCCATCCAGGACCTCCAGACGGGTGCGGGAATCTACGATTTCATCTACGTTGAGCAGGACATCATCTACGCCTACCTTGCCCAGAACTGGTTGACGAACCTCACTCCTTTCATCCAAAACTCGGCCATCACCGAGCCCAACTTTGATCTCGATGACTTCACAAGCTTCATCAACTACTTCAAGGACGAGAAGGGCGACCTCTACGCCGTTCCGTTTGAAGCCTTCCTGAAGTCCTACATCTACCGGAAGGACCTCTTTGAGGATCCTGAGATCCAGAAAGCCTTCAAGGAGAAGTACGGGTACGACCTTGCGGTTCCCGTAACCTGGGAGCAGTACACGGACATCGCCAAGTTCTTCACCGAGTACGGGAAGGAGAAGGGCATCGAGCTCTACGGGCACATTGCTCAGGCCAAGACTCACCCTTGTGTGGCCTACGAGATGTGCGAGAGCATCTGGCCAGCCTGGGGCATCTACAACTGGGGTATTAACCTTGAGAAGATGCGGGCAAGCGTCGAGAACGGTGGAACCTTAAACAGCGACCAGGCTAAGAAGGCCTTCCGCTGGTACGTGGACATGCTCCAGTACGCACCTCCGAGAGTCCGCACCTACACCTGGGATGAGACCGCTGCTGTTTTCGGTGCCGGAAAAGTTGCCCAGGGACTCATCTACCTTGAGAACCTCGGCTGGCTTGCCCAGGACGAGACCCGTTCGGCAGTGATCGGTAAAATCGGCGTTGCCCTTCCACCGACAGCACCGGGAGTTCTTGATGAAGCGAAGGCCGGCAAGGGGTACATCGGCTACTACGATGGTGGTGCCCTTGGTATCCCGCACAGCGCCAAGAACAAAGAAGCAGCCTGGCTCTTCATCCAGTGGTGCGCCCGGAAGGAGTGGCAGCCCGAGTTTGCCCGTTTGGCCACAAGAGTCGTTCGTAAGTCCACCTTTGAGGATCCAATGATCAAGGAACTCGACGCCAAGATGGGCGGCTACTTCACCCTCCTCAAGGATTACGGTTACCTCTTTGCCGGTGCTCCGGCTCTGCCCATGCACCGTCCGCTGAACGAGCTCTACCTCAAGTGGATTTCGAAAGCCGTTGCCGGAGAAGTTTCGCCTGAGGAGGCCCTCGACAACCTGGCCAAGGAAGTCGACGCTATGATGGAAGAACTCGGGTACTGATGGAGGTTTCGCGGTGAGGGAACGCAAGGCACAGGTGTGGGGGCTTCTGGCCCCCACACTCTTTTTAATGTTTGCGATTGGTGTTGTTCCGGTTATCTACATATTGTACTTGAGCGCCTTCAAGTACAACGTGTTCTCCCGTGTGGGCATGGTGTACACTGGTTTCAATAACTTCCGTAAGCTCGTTTTCGACACCGACTTTTTAAAGTCCCTTCGCCTGGGATTGACTTTTGTTGCGCTCTGCTGTGGCATCGAGTTACCCCTTGGGCTTCTTATTGCTAATCTCCTGACGCTTGAGTTCCGGGGGAAGGGGCTTTTCCGAACCATTATGACGCTGCCTCTTGCCATGGCGCCCATAACCATCGGCAGCATGTGGGTGCTCTTGATGAACCCCGATATCGGTCCCATTCCCTTTTACCTGCGAAAGCTTGGTATTGAGTACAACATTGGAGTGAATCCCACCCAGGCCTTTTTCACCACGGTTCTTGTGGATATCTGGCACTGGACGCCTTTCGTCGTTCTGACTTTCATGGCAGGGCTTTCGGCTCTGCCCAAGCAACCGTATGAGGCGGCACTTGTCGATGGAGCAGGTCGCTGGCAGGTCTTTCGGTACATCACCGTGCCCCTCTTGAAGCCCGTCATCCTCACAACGCTTTTCATCCGTATCATGGACACCTTCCGGGTGTTCGATGAGGTCTGGATGCTCACAAGCGGTGGTCCGGGAACGGCAACCCGGTACGTGAGCATTCACTTGGTGCGTCTTGTGCTGCAGTCCATGGAGTACGGTTATAGCTCTGCCATGTCCCTTTTCCTCCTCTACCTGACGATCGTCATGTGCTGGCTCTTGATGGCCTTCATTTCCTCTTCCCAGGAGGCGGCGTAAATGCAGAGGAAAACCTTGCGGCTTGTCTTCGTTTACGTGGTGTGTATTCTCATTGCGGCTTTTACCCTTTTCCCGATCTACTGGATGTTCGTGGTTTCGGTCCGGACGAAGCTTGAGGTTTTCTCGGGACCAAGGCTCGTGCAGACGAGTTTCTACGCCTTCAACTACTACCGTCCCTTCTTCCGGGACGTGTACGGGCGGTACCTTCTGAATTCCCTCATCATCGCCTCAGGAAATACCCTCCTTGTCATTTCCCTTGCGGTTTTGGCCACCTATGCCTTCTCCCGTTTCCGGGTCCCGGGATCGAGCAACCTCTTTTTCTGGACCATCACGAACCGCATGGCGCCTCCGGCCGTGTTCATCGTGCCGTTCTTCCTCATCTTCACCCGGCTGGGTCTTCGAGACACGCGAATTGGGATAATCCTTCTCTACTGCATCTTTAACTTGCCCTTTGCAATCTGGCTCCTCAAGGGAATGATTGACTCCATTCCCAAGGAGCTCGATGAGGCCGCCTACATCGATGGGTGCTCCCTTTTTGGGGTGCTCTGGCATGTTATTCTACCCCTGGCCAAGCCCGGCATCATGACTACCGCCATTCTCACCTAGATTTTCGCCTGGAACGAGTACCTCTTCGCGGCGATTCTCACAAGCGTCAATGCTCGAACCATTACCACCGGTCTTGCGGAGTTCGTCACGGTTATCGGAACGAACTGGGGTGAGATGGCTGCGGTGTCGGTCGTGTGCCTCATCCCGGCGGTGATCTTTATCGGAATCGCTCAGCGGCACATCATCGCAGGGCTCACCTTTGGCGCAGTTAAGGATTAGGAGGGATGGCAATGCGGATACTCCCTTTCCGGAGCAACCTCTGGGATAGAATCTTCATCGGCGTTGTCATCATGTTTGCGGTGCATCTTCTCTGGGTCCGTTTCGTGGAGAGGTTTTTACCCCTCACCGTTGCAACGGTAGGCACCCTCTTTTTCCTCGTCCTCCTCATCATCACAGGATGAAAAAACCCGGACCCTTGCTGCAGGGTCCGGGTTTTGCGCTTCACTCGACGTTGTGCCAGTAGGTGTCAAACCCGAGGTATTTATCGAAGGCCTCGGCAAGAATTTCGCCCACATGGGCAAGGTTTATGGCCACGTGGTGCTCGAATCCGTTCTCGCAGAGGAAAACCAAAAGCTCCTGCAGCCCCTCGATTTTCACAACACCGATGCCGCCGAAAGTCTCCACCTTATCCGGGGTGATTTCGCCTTCAGCAATGTAGGCGACGATGCTTCCTGTCGTGTCGTCGGTGGCGAGTCGAGAGAGCGTCACCGGACCCTGGGGGATGGTGCCGTAGCAGGTTCCGTAGGTTTTCTCCTTCGGTAACGTGGAGGAAATGATGTCTCCGTAGCCCATCCGGATTCCCTGAAGGAGGGACTTGGGGAAGTTGCTGCAGTGGAAGAGGATGGCTTTGTCCGGGTCGTCGAAGTTATTGTTCCAGTCCACAAGCGCTGAAGGTTTCCCGGAGGCAAGCTGCAGGGCGTACATGCCAAGAGCTCCGGTAAGGTCCACTTCGCAGGCTGCAGGAATCAGGCGCTCGCTCAGCATACTCATTGCAGTGCAGGGCATGATGCCGAAATTCTCCTCGATGGATGTCCAGCACTGGATGGCCACAAGACGAACACCTGTTTGCGCAATCCACTCATCAAGAACCACGGCGAGTTTTGCAATCTTCACCAGAGCCTCCTCAGGAACAGAGGAGGTATCGAGGTACCCCTTGATTTCGGCAAGTTTTTCCCGAACCTTAGAGTCGGTGTCTCCGAGGCGCTCACAGGCTCCAATGATTTCTGAGAGATCGGCCACCTCGACGGAAATCCCGTGGCGCTCGAGAATTTTCTCAGAGAACCGCACGGTGTTGAAGGCGTTCGGCCGAGCACCGATCGCCCCAGCCTTGAGATTCTTGAAACCCTGGACAACTCGACAGACCCCTGCGAACCACTCGATGTCCTTGCGGAAGGTTTCCGTATCCGGGTCCTCGGTGTGGTAGGTGGTGAGGGAGAAGGGGATGCCGAACTGCCTGAGGTTGTTGCAGACCGAAAGTTTCCCGCAGAAGCTGTCCCGACGATGCTTTACATCGAGGAGATTGGTTCGGTCTGGGAAAGCGTGAACAAGAACGGGCACGTTGAGCCCGGAGAGGCGAATGGCGTAGGCAACTCCTTTTTCATCCCCAAAATTTGGCAGAGTCACGATGATGCCGCTTATCTCCTTGCGGTACTGGTCGAAGAGCCGAGCGCATTTCTCCGCATCTTCAAAAGTCTCCACGGTTCCGAACTTTGTATCCTCGGTGCTCAGGGTTACAACGTCAAAGCCCATGTCTTCGAGGATGGCAAGGACCTTTTCTCGGCCTTCTCGAGCAAGCTCATCAGGGAAAAACCCACGGTTGCCAACGATAACTCCAAGAGTCTGGGCCATGCTTTTTCCTCCTTTCGTTATGGGTGAATCTTGTTTCCTTTTGTGGAAAGCCTTCTGAGACTATATTACCACATGAGGTTCTGCTCCGCTATCCAATCAAGATGCGGGAGGCTCTTGCGGTGGTGCAGCGCTTTGTAGTATATGTGTTGGTGGAGGAGATAGGGCATTCGAAAACTTTATTCCATTGTATCTGTCGGTTTCCTTGCGGGGCTTGGAACGGTTTTCCACGTTGTTGAAGGTTTCCTTCCCCCGCCAGTTCCCCTTCCAGGCGCGAAGCTCGGCCTTGCCAATGTGGTGACGCTTTTTGGGCTCTTCCTCCTTGGGGGGAGGGAAGCCCTGTGCATTTCCCTCTTCCGTATTGCCCTTGGGAGCCTCCTTTCAGGCACGTTTCTGGGGGTGGCTTTTTTCCTGAGCCTTGGGGGTGGGGTAAGCAGTTTCGCGGTGATGTACCTTGCCAGAAAGAAAGGAGCCTCTCCCCTCTGGGTGAGCGTCCTTGGGGCACTCTTCCACAACCTCGGGCAGTGGGTGGTAGCCTCTCTGTACATCCAAAGCAGAGCTCTCTTCTTCTACCTTCCGGTGCTTTTGCTTTTTGCCATTCCCTCGGGAATTCTCATAGGATACCTCGGTGCCTTCCTCCTTGAGAAGAGGACACTGTGGAGCAGGGTGATTCTGAAAACGTAACTTGACAGCACTGGGGGCTTTCTATATCCTTATTGGGAAAGTAGGGCTCTGGAAAAATTGACGGAGGCGGCAGTCATGCAGAAGAAAGAGGATGGAAAGATTCGCTTGACTCGGGAGGGATACCAGAAGCTTGAAGAAGAGCTCCGCTATTTGAAAACGGTCAAGCGGAAGGAAATCGCGGATAAAATCAGCCATGCGCTTTCTTTTGGAGACTTGAGCGAGAACGCCGAGTACGAGGCAGCTAAAAATGAGCAGGCCTTCATCGAAGGTCGCATCCTCGCCCTTGAAGAGAAGCTCCGTCGAGCAGAGATTGTTGATGAAGAGTACGCCGAAGAGGGCGCAGACCGTGTCCGTCTCGGGGTGAGGGTTGTCCTTGAGAACCTGGACAAAGGGAAGATCGTAGAGTATGCCATCGTGGATTCTGTGGAAGCAGATCCCTCGGCACAGAAGATTTCCTTTGAATCTCCTCTTGCCCAGGCGCTCATCGGGCGCACAAGGGGCGAAGTGGTGGAGGTTAAAGTTCCTGCAGGGGTTGTACGGTACCGCATCGTGGATATTCGTGGGAGAGATTAGGACCTCTGGGTGGGGGTTCACGTGGAAGTTGCGACAAACGAGAAATTGGAAAAGCTTCAGGAACTCAGGAGTCTCGGCATAGAGCCGTACGATGGTCGTTTTGAGAAAACCCATACGGTTTCTGCTATCCGGACCGAGGAAGAGTTCCTCGTACAGAACGGCGTAAAGGTTCGGACAGCGGGAAGAATCATGGCCATCCGGAGGCACGGTAAGGCCCTCTTTGCCGATCTCCAGGACCACACGGGACGAATCCAGATATACGTGAAGAGAGACGTCCTGGGAGAGGATCGCTTTGCCGTCTTTCGGGTCATCGATGTGGGAGACCTCCTGGGGGTGGAAGGAGAGGTCTTTCGGACGCATGCCGGAGAGCTGACGGTTCTTGTGCGTGACTTTGTCTTCCTTGGGAAGTGCCTCCGGCCTCTTCCTGAGAAGTGGCATGGCCTGAAGGATGTGGAGGTTCGTTACCGCAAGCGGTACCTTGACCTCATCATGAATCCTCAGGTCCGGGAGATTTTTCTTCTCCGTTCCCGCCTCGTCCGGGAGATTCGGGCTTTCCTCGATGCCCGGGGTTTCGTGGAAGTTGAAACCCCCATGATGCAGGTTATCCCTGGAGGAGCCCTTGCCCGACCCTTCAAGACTTTCCACAACGCCCTGGGGATGGAACTCTACCTCCGCATTGCTCCTGAGCTCTTCCTGAAACGCCTCGTGGTGGGAGGATTTGAAAAAGTTTACGAAATCAACCGGAATTTCCGAAACGAGGGGATTTCTGTTCGCCACAATCCTGAGTTCACCATGCTTGAGCTCTATGAGGCGTACGGGAACTACGAGACCATGATGGAGCTCTGTGAAGAGCTCATTGCTTCGGTGGTCTTCAAGCTCCTTGGAAGGTACACGGTGACTTACCAGGGTATGGTTATTGATTTTACGCCTCCCTGGAGGCGCCTTGTGCTTCCGGAGGCCATCTTTGAGAAAACGGGCATTCGCATCCTTGAGGACCCTCTTGAAGTCATGCGGGAGAGAGCAAAAGCCCTGGGCATGGCTTTCGAGGACACCTGGGACCGGGGCAAATTCGTGAACGAGCTTCTTGAGAAATTTGTGCAACCAGAGCTCGTGCATCCTACCTTTGTGCTCGATTACCCGGTGGAGATCTCACCCCTTGCAAAGGCGAAAAAGGACGACCCTCGTCTTGCGGAGCGTTTCGAGCTCTTCATCGGGCGGGAAGAAATTGGGAATGCGTACAGCGAGCTCAACGATCCCTTTGAGCAGAGGAGGCGCTTCGAAGAGCAGACAAGGAAAAAGGCAAAAGGGGATCTCGAGGCCCACTCCATTGATGAAGATTACATCGAAGCCTTAGAGTACGGGATGCCTCCTACAGGAGGGCTTGGTATTGGTATTGATCGACTCGTCATGCTCCTTACGGATTCCCCGTCCATTCGGGAGGTTATACTCTTTCCCCTCCTCCGACCCCTTGGAGATTGACAAAAGCACTCTGGTGGGTATAATGGTAAATGTCAGTAATGGTCAAAAGGGAGACACGAGGGGGGATGGGAGATGTACTCCCTCTGTGATACCATAGAGCGGTACATCATGCGCCTCATCGAGAGTTCTCCGGACCAGGTGGTCACCATTCAGCGAGGGAAGCTGGCAAGTGAGTTCGATTGCGCTCCGTCACAGATCAACTACGTTTTAGCTACTCGTTTCAGTGTTTTCCGGGGATTCATTGTTGAGAGCCGGCGTGGAGGAAGCGGCTACGTTCGCATCAGGAAAATTCCCATCGACCGGATAGAGCCAATCGTCGCGTACCTTGAGGAGTACGAACGGCAGCTCAAGGAAAGCGATGTGGAGGACCTTTTGAGCTGGCTTGAGCGAGAGAACTTCATCACCCACCGTGAGAGCGAGCTCATGAAGGCGGCAATGATCAGGGCTTTGGAAAAGGTAGACGATCTCGGCATTCCTCCTGGGGCGGAGCGGAACCAGCTTCGCTCGAGAATTCTCAAAGAAATGCTCTTGCAGGTCCTGAGCTGGGGGAAATAGATGAGGTGCGATTTTTGCGGACACCGCGAGGCTGTTGTTGTAGTGTACCTGGTGCAGGATAGAGTTGGTACGCGGGATAAGCTCTTTTTGTGTCGGAGATGTGCAACGCACATTTCCGTTGCCCACCTCATAGAGCAGGGGCTTCGAGAGGGACGCATCCGGCGGGAGAAGACCTTAGGCCGCAAGAAGAAACGCTGTCCTTTCTGCCTTCTGCCGCTCCAGGCGTACTTGGAGAGTGGAGTTCTCGGTTGCCCGTACTGTTACAGCGCCTTTTCGAAAGAAATCGAAAAACAGGCCCAAAAGGAACAGGCGGGTAACAAGCACCGGGGCAGTGTTCCCTGGCGATTCCTCCGTAAGCGGAGAATTCAGGAGAGTCTCTCCCAGGCCCTGCGGGATTTCGAGCGCTGTGTGGCCGAGGAACGGTACGAACAGGCGGAACGCCTGAAAAAGCTCATCGAGAGGTTGCAATCACTCTTATGAAGGTGTGTCTTCCCTGGAGAAGAGCATCCCTGTCCCTTGGGATGGTTCGGGAAAAGACGAGAATTGTCCTTGCAAGGAACCTCGAAGGCCTTCCTTTTCCCTCTTCCCGCTTCTTTCGTCCCCTTTTCTCTGAAGAGGTCAAAAGGCGGGTTTCCGAAGTCCTTTTGGAGAAAGGGAAGGAATGGAGGTTGGTCCTTGAGAGGGAAACGGGTGATGCCCTTCTTTTCCTTCGGAAGGAGAGGAATCGGAAGATCGGAGTTTTGGTGAACGAGGAGGATCACCTTCGGATTTTCTCAGAGCGGATGTCTTCCCTCCGCCGATTGGATTTTGAAATGGTGCGGCGCCTTGACCGCTTTCTGGAGCGCTTCTTCGACTACGCCTTTGATCCTCAGTGGGGGTATCTCGCCTCTTCCTCCCGGTGGATGGGAACGGGTCTGCGGATTTTCCTGTGGCTTCATCTCCCGGCGCTTTCTTTGGTGTATGGGGAGGATCAGGTGCTCCGGTGGTTCCAGGAGCGCCCAGAGATTATGGTTTCCGGGTGTGGTGGAGCAAAGGAACCGGTGGCCCATGTCTTTGAAATCACGAACCGTTACACTTTGGGCGTGACGGAGAGGGAAATATTCGAATGGATGTCCTGGATTGAGCGGAAAGTCGTCCAGTGGGAACGAAGCATTCGAGACGTTCTGCGAGGTTCTGATCTCCACCGCAGAACTCTTTTGGAAAGGTTACGAGAAACAAGTAAAGATATTGCCCGAGAGGACGATAGAAAGAGTAAGAAGGTGCTCGATTTCCTCTCCTTCCTTCGCTTTGGGCAGGAGGAGGGAATATTTGCACAGGGGCGGGGTTGTAATGGGATGAGTACTCGAGGGCTGGTGGAGAGGGGTTTGCAAGCAATTCCTCTGCGAGGAGTGTGTGAGGATATACTGGAATTTTTAGGAGTTCCTTTGGGGAGGATAAAGGACGATGTTTGAACGGTATACTGAGAGGGCACGGAAAGTTATCATTCTCGCCCAGGATGAGGCAGTTCGCTTAAAGCACAACCATATCGGCACCGAACACCTCCTCCTCGGTCTTTTGCGGGAACGGGAAGGTCTGGCAGCGAAAATCCTCGACAGCTTCGATATCACCCTGGAACTCGTTCGAAGTGAGCTCGAGAACATGGTCGACCGAACCGAGTACCAGGGGTCGAAGGAAGTTGCCTTTACGCCCCGGGCTAAGCGGGTTTTAGAGCTTGCTCTTGATGAGACGCGACGCATGGGCCACAGTTACGTGGGAACCGAACATATCCTCCTTGGCATCCTTCGTGAAGGCGAGGGTGTGGGAGCGCAGATTCTCCGTCGCTTCGGACTCGATCTCGAAACGGTTCGGAGCCGCCTCTATGAGCTCCTCAACGAAACTTCTTCCTCTCAGGAGAGCTTCCCTGACACCCCGTCGCATCGTGAGAGCCGTACACCGGTCCTTGATGAGTTCAGTCGAGACCTCACGCAGCTTGCTCTTGAGCGGAAGCTCGATCCGGTCATTGGGCGGGAGAAGGAGATTGAGCGGGTTATTCAGATTTTGAGTCGGCGCACCAAGAACAATCCGGTTCTCATCGGCGAGCCGGGAGTGGGCAAAACAGCAATTGTTGAAGGTCTGGCGCAGAAGATTGTAAAGGGCGAGGTTCCTGAGATTCTAAAGGGCAAACGGGTGGTGAGCCTTGATCTCGCCGCGGTGGTTGCAGGAACCAAGTACCGAGGAGAGTTCGAAAAACGCCTAAAGAAGATAATCTCCGAGATCGTCCAGACCAAAGAGGTCATCCTCTTCATCGACGAGGTGCACACCCTTGTTGGGGCCGGAGCAGCCGAAGGGGCTATTGATGCGGCAAACATCTTAAAACCTGCTCTTGCTCGGGGAGAGCTCCAGGCCATAGGGGCAACGACCATTACCGAGTACCGGAAGTACATCGAGAAGGATTCCGCTCTCGAGCGGCGATTCCAGCCTGTGTACGTTGACGAACCTTCTCTTGAGGTCACCATCGAGATTCTCAAGGGTATTCGGGAACGGTACGAGGAACACCATAAGGTCCGCATCACCGATGGGGCTCTCGAGGCAGCGGCTAAGCTCTCCCAGCGGTACATCTCGGATCGGTACCTCCCGGACAAAGCGATTGACGTTATGGACGAGGCTGCAAGCCGTGTCCGGCTCCGGGCAACCGTTCTTCCACCTGAGCTCAAGGAACTCGAGGCTCAGATTGAAGAGGTTCGCCGGCAAAAGGAGCGGGCGGTCCGAAACCAGGACTTCGAAGAAGCGGCACGGTACCGGGATGAAGAGGAGCGGCTCAAACGAAAGTACCGGGA from Candidatus Caldatribacterium sp. includes:
- a CDS encoding sugar ABC transporter permease; translated protein: MRERKAQVWGLLAPTLFLMFAIGVVPVIYILYLSAFKYNVFSRVGMVYTGFNNFRKLVFDTDFLKSLRLGLTFVALCCGIELPLGLLIANLLTLEFRGKGLFRTIMTLPLAMAPITIGSMWVLLMNPDIGPIPFYLRKLGIEYNIGVNPTQAFFTTVLVDIWHWTPFVVLTFMAGLSALPKQPYEAALVDGAGRWQVFRYITVPLLKPVILTTLFIRIMDTFRVFDEVWMLTSGGPGTATRYVSIHLVRLVLQSMEYGYSSAMSLFLLYLTIVMCWLLMAFISSSQEAA
- a CDS encoding extracellular solute-binding protein, with protein sequence MKKLIGLVVAALLVLGSAVVFAEVANPEWWQKAAEPYKGVVIRGISESTPPSKAMVEIAAPEFEKLTGIKVEFEVTSWDEMYNKSIQDLQTGAGIYDFIYVEQDIIYAYLAQNWLTNLTPFIQNSAITEPNFDLDDFTSFINYFKDEKGDLYAVPFEAFLKSYIYRKDLFEDPEIQKAFKEKYGYDLAVPVTWEQYTDIAKFFTEYGKEKGIELYGHIAQAKTHPCVAYEMCESIWPAWGIYNWGINLEKMRASVENGGTLNSDQAKKAFRWYVDMLQYAPPRVRTYTWDETAAVFGAGKVAQGLIYLENLGWLAQDETRSAVIGKIGVALPPTAPGVLDEAKAGKGYIGYYDGGALGIPHSAKNKEAAWLFIQWCARKEWQPEFARLATRVVRKSTFEDPMIKELDAKMGGYFTLLKDYGYLFAGAPALPMHRPLNELYLKWISKAVAGEVSPEEALDNLAKEVDAMMEELGY
- the greA gene encoding transcription elongation factor GreA, which produces MQKKEDGKIRLTREGYQKLEEELRYLKTVKRKEIADKISHALSFGDLSENAEYEAAKNEQAFIEGRILALEEKLRRAEIVDEEYAEEGADRVRLGVRVVLENLDKGKIVEYAIVDSVEADPSAQKISFESPLAQALIGRTRGEVVEVKVPAGVVRYRIVDIRGRD
- the lysS gene encoding lysine--tRNA ligase; translation: MEVATNEKLEKLQELRSLGIEPYDGRFEKTHTVSAIRTEEEFLVQNGVKVRTAGRIMAIRRHGKALFADLQDHTGRIQIYVKRDVLGEDRFAVFRVIDVGDLLGVEGEVFRTHAGELTVLVRDFVFLGKCLRPLPEKWHGLKDVEVRYRKRYLDLIMNPQVREIFLLRSRLVREIRAFLDARGFVEVETPMMQVIPGGALARPFKTFHNALGMELYLRIAPELFLKRLVVGGFEKVYEINRNFRNEGISVRHNPEFTMLELYEAYGNYETMMELCEELIASVVFKLLGRYTVTYQGMVIDFTPPWRRLVLPEAIFEKTGIRILEDPLEVMRERAKALGMAFEDTWDRGKFVNELLEKFVQPELVHPTFVLDYPVEISPLAKAKKDDPRLAERFELFIGREEIGNAYSELNDPFEQRRRFEEQTRKKAKGDLEAHSIDEDYIEALEYGMPPTGGLGIGIDRLVMLLTDSPSIREVILFPLLRPLGD
- a CDS encoding fucose isomerase; translated protein: MAQTLGVIVGNRGFFPDELAREGREKVLAILEDMGFDVVTLSTEDTKFGTVETFEDAEKCARLFDQYRKEISGIIVTLPNFGDEKGVAYAIRLSGLNVPVLVHAFPDRTNLLDVKHRRDSFCGKLSVCNNLRQFGIPFSLTTYHTEDPDTETFRKDIEWFAGVCRVVQGFKNLKAGAIGARPNAFNTVRFSEKILERHGISVEVADLSEIIGACERLGDTDSKVREKLAEIKGYLDTSSVPEEALVKIAKLAVVLDEWIAQTGVRLVAIQCWTSIEENFGIMPCTAMSMLSERLIPAACEVDLTGALGMYALQLASGKPSALVDWNNNFDDPDKAILFHCSNFPKSLLQGIRMGYGDIISSTLPKEKTYGTCYGTIPQGPVTLSRLATDDTTGSIVAYIAEGEITPDKVETFGGIGVVKIEGLQELLVFLCENGFEHHVAINLAHVGEILAEAFDKYLGFDTYWHNVE
- a CDS encoding CtsR family transcriptional regulator, which encodes MYSLCDTIERYIMRLIESSPDQVVTIQRGKLASEFDCAPSQINYVLATRFSVFRGFIVESRRGGSGYVRIRKIPIDRIEPIVAYLEEYERQLKESDVEDLLSWLERENFITHRESELMKAAMIRALEKVDDLGIPPGAERNQLRSRILKEMLLQVLSWGK
- a CDS encoding ATP-dependent Clp protease ATP-binding subunit, which produces MFERYTERARKVIILAQDEAVRLKHNHIGTEHLLLGLLREREGLAAKILDSFDITLELVRSELENMVDRTEYQGSKEVAFTPRAKRVLELALDETRRMGHSYVGTEHILLGILREGEGVGAQILRRFGLDLETVRSRLYELLNETSSSQESFPDTPSHRESRTPVLDEFSRDLTQLALERKLDPVIGREKEIERVIQILSRRTKNNPVLIGEPGVGKTAIVEGLAQKIVKGEVPEILKGKRVVSLDLAAVVAGTKYRGEFEKRLKKIISEIVQTKEVILFIDEVHTLVGAGAAEGAIDAANILKPALARGELQAIGATTITEYRKYIEKDSALERRFQPVYVDEPSLEVTIEILKGIRERYEEHHKVRITDGALEAAAKLSQRYISDRYLPDKAIDVMDEAASRVRLRATVLPPELKELEAQIEEVRRQKERAVRNQDFEEAARYRDEEERLKRKYRESKEAWLREIDATRPLVTEEDIAAVVSSWTGIPAFRLAMEERERLVHMEEEIHKRIVGQEEAVEAVCRAIRRSRAGLKDPRRPIGSFIFLGPSGVGKTELAKALAEFLFGREDALITLDMSEYMEKFTVSRLVGSPPGYVGYEEGGQLTEKVRRRPYSVVLFDEIEKANPEIFNILLQIMEEGRLTDAQGRVVDFKNTIIIMTSNLGARMIASQGGIGFGDRKDEGLSYQEIKHRVMEEVKRVFTPEFLNRVDEIIVFRPLKQKEIEQIVELLMKETRARLKEHGMEIELTPEARAFIAREGYDPNFGARPLRRAIQRLVEDPLSELILSGVFKEGDRIIVTLEDGKISFTKFAPFELSLQA
- a CDS encoding Gx transporter family protein, with the translated sequence MVSVGFLAGLGTVFHVVEGFLPPPVPLPGAKLGLANVVTLFGLFLLGGREALCISLFRIALGSLLSGTFLGVAFFLSLGGGVSSFAVMYLARKKGASPLWVSVLGALFHNLGQWVVASLYIQSRALFFYLPVLLLFAIPSGILIGYLGAFLLEKRTLWSRVILKT